The Devosia sp. 1566 sequence CTCGTGCAATGGGCGCAAAAAGGGTTGGGATCATCGCGGTGCTCGCTTTAGCAACGAGACAATAAGCCTGTACCCCTAAGCCATGGTTAGGATCGAGGGTTCGGCAACGAAGCTTCGCCCGGATGGTTAAGCGGGGCTAAACTGGCTTAGTTGCCGGTACCGGTGCCGACCAGCTGCGAGGAGGCCAGCGTATTGGCGGTATACTCATTCTGGTCGCCCAGCATTATAGTGGGCTGGCAGATCGGCGCGCAGGCAAGGCTCGTGCGCTGCAGGCCCTGATACACCGTCACCACGCCCGAGCTCATCTGCACCACATCGATCAGTGTGTCCGCGATCGGGTTGCCGACATTGTCGAGGATGATCAGGTTGGTCTGGCCATAGCTCTTGCCGGTCAATACCAGCGTCTTGGAATCCTGAATGGTC is a genomic window containing:
- a CDS encoding pilus assembly protein N-terminal domain-containing protein, which gives rise to MRSRVAACLAALFALAPLPALQAAETGPISVSVNMARVLRISAPAATVIVGNPGIADVTIQDSKTLVLTGKSYGQTNLIILDNVGNPIADTLIDVVQMSSGVVTVYQGLQRTSLACAPICQPTIMLGDQNEYTANTLASSQLVGTGTGN